In a genomic window of Niallia taxi:
- a CDS encoding MFS transporter, with protein MQSANASVKKSEVVFYSFGGFGSNLLFVFTTSFLMFFYTDVFKISPAAVGTVFLVVRLIDAFLDPFLGMLADRTRSRWGTYRPWLIFGSPLLAMSTLLLFTAPELSPTGKIAYAIAVYVGYSFVSSIVNIPYHALSAVLSQETTQRNWIVTAKNFMGNLGSLAVSGSVLPLVAFFGSGQKGWFFATLLFSIASIFSYWLCAYGSKQHDNKEINNLRSMVEQKEHPTIKEQLKLISTNKPLAILLLATVVKMAALMSTSSIAIYYWQYNIGRPDLYSQLFIWGTILAIPAYFVTPYLAKKYGKKALYNFSCFITIIPSAILLFTPSEYVMTIFVLSVFVKVLGPFTTVLPWMMLPDCVDYGKLKTGINGSATVHSMMIFINKVGAAIGGLLSGVLLGVVGYVAGPQQPPEVLSMINYVYFLVPIIGYALGLVFMKFYPINNDYHSKILAKINKKDMNSQPPAL; from the coding sequence ATGCAAAGCGCAAATGCAAGTGTAAAGAAGAGTGAGGTTGTATTTTATTCTTTTGGCGGGTTTGGTTCAAATTTATTATTCGTATTTACTACTTCCTTTTTAATGTTTTTCTACACAGATGTATTTAAGATTTCACCTGCAGCTGTTGGTACTGTGTTTTTGGTTGTTAGATTGATAGATGCCTTTTTAGATCCTTTTTTAGGTATGCTTGCAGATAGAACGAGGAGCAGATGGGGCACATATAGACCATGGTTAATCTTTGGCTCGCCACTGCTGGCAATGTCAACATTGCTGCTGTTTACAGCACCTGAATTAAGTCCAACAGGTAAAATCGCCTATGCGATTGCCGTATACGTCGGATATTCCTTTGTTTCATCAATCGTTAATATACCTTATCACGCACTTAGTGCGGTGTTAAGTCAAGAAACAACACAGAGAAACTGGATTGTTACAGCAAAGAATTTTATGGGTAACCTTGGAAGCTTAGCAGTTTCAGGCTCTGTGCTGCCATTAGTAGCTTTTTTCGGAAGTGGACAGAAAGGCTGGTTTTTTGCCACACTCTTGTTCTCGATTGCGTCTATTTTCTCCTATTGGCTTTGTGCTTACGGTTCAAAGCAGCATGATAATAAAGAAATTAACAACCTAAGGTCAATGGTCGAACAAAAAGAGCATCCTACTATTAAAGAACAGCTGAAATTAATCTCTACAAACAAACCACTTGCCATTCTTTTACTTGCAACTGTAGTTAAAATGGCAGCCTTAATGTCCACCTCATCGATTGCTATTTATTATTGGCAATATAATATTGGCAGACCTGATTTATATTCACAGCTATTTATTTGGGGAACAATTCTTGCTATTCCTGCTTATTTTGTGACACCCTATCTCGCCAAAAAATACGGAAAAAAAGCACTGTATAATTTCAGCTGTTTTATAACGATTATACCATCAGCGATTCTTTTATTTACACCGTCAGAATATGTAATGACAATCTTTGTATTATCAGTTTTCGTTAAAGTCCTCGGTCCATTCACAACTGTATTGCCGTGGATGATGCTACCAGACTGTGTGGACTATGGAAAACTTAAAACAGGCATAAACGGCTCTGCAACAGTCCATTCCATGATGATTTTTATTAATAAGGTTGGAGCAGCAATCGGCGGACTTTTGTCTGGTGTACTGCTTGGTGTTGTCGGTTACGTTGCAGGACCACAGCAGCCTCCAGAAGTATTGAGCATGATTAACTATGTGTACTTCCTTGTTCCGATTATTGGTTATGCACTTGGCTTAGTATTTATGAAGTTCTATCCGATAAACAATGACTACCATTCTAAAATACTAGCAAAAATAAATAAAAAAGACATGAATAGCCAGCCACCTGCTCTATAA
- a CDS encoding MFS transporter, with translation MSTKSRAQKSDIFFYSLGGFGSNLLFTLTTSFLMYFYTDVFKISPLAVGSVFLIVRVIDAILDPFIGMLADRTRSRWGTYRPWLMFGSPLLAAMTLLLFSAPDLSSSNKIIYAIAVYVGYSLVSSIVNIPYHALTPILSQDPSQRTVIVTAKQLMGSLGTLLISGAALPVVAFFGSGEKGWFFTTLAFSVVTIASYWFCAVGARNADNEEVNNQKAMNSHDGHPPLKEQLKIISKNGPLLALLIAGFANMTAQIVNSQTAIYYWQYNIGREDLYSQLFIWGTLLSIPAFLSIPWFVNKFGKKRVFIVSCLITILPLVILLFSSYENIAEIFTLSVLVKVLGPLSGVLPWIMIADCVDYGKWKTGINGSATIHSMMLFTNKLAAALGGILAGALLGAAGYVAGQEQSTEALNMITYLYFLAPVIGYIIAIIAFKFYGITPEVQAKMAKEIDEKENPNSVVS, from the coding sequence ATGAGTACAAAATCAAGAGCCCAAAAAAGCGATATATTTTTCTATTCACTTGGCGGTTTTGGTTCCAATCTTTTATTCACATTAACAACGTCATTTTTAATGTATTTCTACACAGATGTATTTAAAATATCACCTTTGGCAGTAGGTTCGGTATTTTTGATTGTTAGGGTTATTGATGCAATTTTAGATCCATTTATTGGTATGCTAGCAGACAGAACAAGAAGCAGGTGGGGTACATATCGTCCGTGGTTAATGTTTGGTTCGCCATTATTAGCAGCTATGACATTGCTGTTATTCAGTGCACCTGATTTAAGTTCATCTAATAAAATCATTTATGCGATTGCTGTATATGTTGGTTATTCTTTAGTTTCTTCAATCGTTAATATTCCTTATCATGCCTTAACACCAATTTTGAGTCAGGACCCAAGTCAGCGGACAGTCATTGTTACAGCTAAACAGCTTATGGGCAGCCTCGGAACATTGTTGATTTCTGGTGCTGCACTGCCTGTCGTCGCTTTCTTTGGCAGTGGCGAAAAAGGCTGGTTCTTCACCACATTAGCATTTTCTGTCGTAACGATTGCATCCTATTGGTTCTGTGCAGTCGGTGCTAGAAATGCAGATAATGAAGAAGTTAATAATCAAAAAGCAATGAATTCACATGACGGACATCCTCCGCTTAAGGAACAGCTGAAAATTATTTCAAAAAATGGTCCGTTACTTGCATTATTAATTGCTGGATTTGCAAATATGACAGCACAAATTGTCAACTCGCAAACTGCTATTTATTACTGGCAATATAATATTGGCAGAGAGGATTTATACTCCCAATTATTTATTTGGGGGACATTGTTATCAATTCCTGCGTTTCTGTCTATTCCATGGTTTGTCAACAAATTTGGTAAGAAAAGAGTGTTTATTGTTTCGTGCTTGATAACTATATTACCGCTTGTCATTTTGTTATTCTCTTCCTATGAAAATATAGCGGAAATTTTTACACTATCTGTTTTAGTGAAGGTTCTCGGTCCGTTATCAGGTGTTCTGCCATGGATAATGATTGCAGACTGTGTTGATTATGGAAAATGGAAAACAGGCATTAACGGATCAGCAACTATTCACTCGATGATGCTGTTTACAAATAAATTAGCTGCAGCACTTGGCGGGATTCTTGCTGGTGCTCTCCTTGGCGCTGCCGGTTATGTGGCAGGTCAGGAGCAATCAACAGAAGCATTAAATATGATTACCTACCTTTACTTCCTTGCCCCTGTTATTGGCTATATTATCGCTATAATTGCGTTTAAATTTTATGGCATTACGCCAGAGGTACAAGCTAAAATGGCAAAAGAAATAGACGAAAAAGAGAATCCAAATAGTGTAGTAAGTTAA
- a CDS encoding ROK family protein, which yields MYLVMDMGGTFIKYALLNSAGTIITKNKKPTVKTNLPDFKEALFSIIEEHDLTSIKGIAISCPGTVDVNSGVIYYGGSFPFLHEVNLAGMIKSRYNIETTVENDGKCAALAELWLGSIKGKKDAVVLVLGSGVGGGVILDGKLHRGVNLSAGEISYVMSNLDPNTKETSFMGALGSGALMVRRIAEVKQLDDLTDGEAVFNYINNGDVEAMKIFDEFCIHVAGQILNLQYILDPEIFAIGGGVSAQRIVLERIKWAVGEIKQANPMHMANPGIVACHFRNDANLYGALYHFFVSKEGAFVN from the coding sequence ATGTATCTTGTTATGGATATGGGAGGAACATTTATTAAATATGCCCTGCTTAATTCTGCAGGAACGATTATCACCAAAAACAAAAAGCCGACAGTTAAAACAAATCTGCCTGATTTTAAGGAAGCTTTATTTTCCATCATTGAAGAGCATGATTTAACTAGCATCAAAGGGATTGCGATAAGCTGTCCAGGTACAGTGGATGTTAATAGCGGAGTTATCTATTATGGTGGCTCCTTCCCATTTTTGCATGAGGTAAATCTTGCTGGCATGATAAAAAGCAGATATAACATAGAAACAACTGTGGAAAACGATGGGAAATGTGCGGCATTGGCTGAACTTTGGCTTGGCAGTATAAAAGGAAAAAAAGATGCTGTTGTATTAGTGCTTGGGAGCGGCGTTGGTGGTGGAGTTATTTTAGATGGAAAACTGCATCGCGGAGTGAATCTTTCAGCAGGGGAAATCAGCTATGTTATGAGCAATTTAGATCCAAACACGAAAGAAACAAGCTTTATGGGCGCTTTAGGCTCTGGGGCATTAATGGTACGAAGAATAGCGGAAGTTAAGCAGCTTGATGACTTAACGGATGGTGAGGCCGTATTTAATTATATAAACAATGGCGATGTAGAAGCAATGAAAATTTTTGATGAATTCTGCATACATGTAGCAGGTCAAATCCTTAATCTTCAATATATTTTAGACCCAGAGATATTTGCCATTGGCGGTGGTGTCAGTGCTCAAAGGATTGTATTAGAGCGAATTAAGTGGGCAGTGGGGGAAATTAAACAGGCAAACCCGATGCATATGGCAAACCCGGGTATTGTTGCTTGTCATTTCCGCAATGACGCTAACCTATATGGAGCATTGTACCATTTCTTTGTTAGCAAAGAGGGAGCATTTGTAAACTGA
- a CDS encoding sulfatase — protein sequence MRAIMVMFDTLNRHMLPNYGCDWIHAPNFKKLGEKTVVFDQSYAGSLPCMPARRELHTGRYNFLHRSWGPIEPFDNSMPEILKKNGVYTHLVTDHQHYWEDGGATYHTRYNSFELVRGQEGDPWKGHVKDPDYPETETAKSLASSNMYRQDLVNRTYFEEEQNHPQTTTFNLGMQFIEKNKEEDNWFLQLETFDPHEPFFSYSYYKELYPHEYSGKHFDWPPYYFVQEGEEVVSHGKYEYAALLSMCDHYLGQVIDLMDKNDMWKDTMLIVNTDHGYLLGEHGWWSKSVMPVYEEIAHTPLFVWDPRVGVTGERRQSIVQTVDIAPTLLEFFGVSLPDNMDGQPLRQTIQADVPIRETALFGYHGGHVNITDGNYVYMRAPVAPKNEPLYEYTLMPTHMRQPFAPEELQNIEIQQPFPFTKGCQTMKIKAGDGFVNAFQFGSKLFDVHNDPNQIEELENIEVELQLIEKMAAQMRKNNAPVEQFARLGIPEDGHMTAEELQRQKEEVRKKEKLLVLPNHPWERAAQNQLRALLNITPEEKRVELLNQFEEFVLMSALDGVSTETVHEFIETTYEKEHKAMAQYFTGLAGRTS from the coding sequence ATGCGAGCCATAATGGTGATGTTTGATACGTTAAATAGACACATGCTTCCAAACTACGGATGTGATTGGATCCATGCACCTAATTTTAAAAAGCTAGGGGAAAAAACAGTAGTGTTTGATCAGTCCTATGCAGGCAGTTTGCCATGCATGCCGGCAAGAAGAGAGCTGCATACAGGCAGATACAATTTTCTGCACCGCAGCTGGGGCCCAATTGAACCTTTTGACAATTCCATGCCTGAAATCTTGAAAAAAAATGGCGTCTATACCCATTTAGTAACAGATCATCAGCATTATTGGGAGGATGGGGGAGCAACTTACCATACAAGATACAACTCCTTCGAATTAGTTAGAGGACAAGAGGGAGATCCATGGAAAGGGCATGTTAAGGACCCGGATTATCCGGAAACAGAAACAGCAAAGTCCCTTGCGAGTAGTAATATGTACAGACAGGACTTAGTTAACCGGACCTATTTTGAAGAAGAGCAAAATCACCCGCAGACTACAACATTCAACTTGGGCATGCAATTTATTGAAAAGAATAAGGAGGAAGATAATTGGTTTTTACAGCTCGAAACATTTGACCCGCATGAACCATTTTTCTCTTATTCGTACTACAAAGAACTTTATCCTCATGAATATAGTGGTAAGCACTTTGATTGGCCGCCATATTATTTTGTCCAGGAAGGTGAAGAAGTCGTCTCACATGGGAAGTACGAATATGCAGCATTATTGAGCATGTGCGACCATTACTTAGGCCAAGTAATTGATTTAATGGACAAAAATGATATGTGGAAAGACACGATGCTTATCGTCAATACAGATCACGGCTATTTATTAGGAGAGCATGGCTGGTGGTCGAAAAGTGTGATGCCTGTTTATGAAGAAATTGCGCATACACCATTATTCGTTTGGGACCCGCGAGTAGGCGTTACAGGGGAAAGACGACAGTCGATTGTACAAACAGTTGATATAGCGCCAACATTGCTCGAATTCTTTGGTGTTTCACTGCCTGACAATATGGATGGACAGCCCCTACGCCAAACCATTCAAGCAGATGTACCTATAAGGGAAACAGCATTATTTGGATACCATGGAGGTCATGTAAATATAACAGATGGTAATTATGTATACATGCGGGCACCTGTCGCACCAAAAAATGAGCCACTCTATGAATATACATTGATGCCAACACATATGAGGCAGCCATTTGCACCAGAAGAGCTGCAAAACATTGAAATTCAACAACCGTTTCCTTTTACGAAGGGCTGCCAGACAATGAAAATTAAGGCAGGCGACGGCTTTGTGAATGCATTTCAATTTGGTTCTAAGCTTTTCGATGTTCATAATGATCCAAACCAAATCGAAGAACTTGAAAATATAGAAGTAGAATTACAGCTTATTGAAAAGATGGCTGCACAAATGCGGAAAAATAATGCTCCTGTAGAACAATTCGCACGATTAGGCATACCAGAGGATGGCCACATGACAGCAGAAGAGCTACAAAGGCAGAAAGAAGAGGTTCGGAAAAAAGAAAAATTATTAGTGCTTCCAAATCATCCATGGGAAAGGGCTGCCCAAAATCAGCTGCGTGCATTATTGAATATTACTCCAGAAGAAAAGCGCGTTGAATTATTGAACCAGTTTGAAGAATTTGTCTTAATGTCAGCGTTAGATGGAGTGTCAACAGAGACTGTCCATGAGTTCATTGAGACAACTTATGAAAAGGAGCATAAAGCAATGGCCCAGTACTTTACAGGCTTGGCAGGAAGAACAAGCTAA
- a CDS encoding LacI family DNA-binding transcriptional regulator, with protein sequence MKVSIYDVANLAGVSISTVSRVLNKSGYTSSKTEKKVMDAVEKLNFTPSSIAQNLANNETKLIGLYFPFQTSSIEGTSNTYLLEFINGVNKLLIKYGYHLLLINETATKEQIQGNDCPPQYYSFIKQKKIDGLILGGTPLICDAFLELLQLKMPMVYIGEKTVDHIGLNVYAKYKQYNKDLLDHFTSHHHKHIAIISTEEKIIKSVTHEYSAANKDLLQIDVHNHTGSLEAYIQLLNHIFSKDDKPTALLVQDISIVQQTINYLNNLQLMVPHDVSIATIEHRFGDGEQCFPAVTSVYVPAFQMGMEAASLLFRYLQGTVEFNEEVLIDSTIIDRKSVIHRNNLTQGEVI encoded by the coding sequence TTGAAGGTATCTATCTATGATGTTGCAAATCTAGCAGGAGTTTCTATCTCCACTGTTTCTAGAGTACTAAATAAAAGTGGCTACACAAGCAGCAAAACAGAAAAAAAGGTAATGGATGCTGTGGAGAAGCTGAATTTTACACCAAGCTCCATCGCTCAAAATCTAGCGAATAATGAAACGAAACTAATTGGTCTTTATTTTCCGTTTCAAACCTCTTCTATTGAAGGCACATCCAATACATATTTACTTGAATTCATTAATGGAGTTAACAAACTATTGATAAAGTATGGGTATCACCTCTTATTAATCAATGAAACAGCTACTAAAGAGCAAATTCAAGGAAATGATTGCCCTCCCCAGTATTACAGCTTTATTAAACAAAAGAAAATTGACGGACTCATATTGGGTGGAACCCCGCTTATCTGCGACGCCTTCCTGGAGCTTCTCCAATTAAAAATGCCGATGGTCTATATTGGAGAGAAAACAGTCGACCATATTGGGTTAAATGTATATGCAAAGTACAAGCAATACAACAAAGACCTGCTAGATCATTTTACTAGCCATCATCATAAACATATTGCCATCATCAGCACAGAGGAAAAAATAATCAAAAGCGTCACGCACGAATATTCAGCAGCAAATAAAGACTTGCTGCAAATTGATGTTCATAATCATACAGGCAGTCTTGAAGCTTATATCCAGTTATTAAATCATATTTTTAGTAAAGATGATAAGCCTACTGCCCTTTTAGTACAAGATATTTCCATCGTCCAGCAGACAATCAATTATTTAAACAATCTTCAATTAATGGTTCCACATGATGTATCAATTGCTACAATTGAGCATCGATTCGGTGACGGAGAACAATGCTTTCCCGCTGTGACTAGTGTGTATGTTCCAGCCTTTCAAATGGGGATGGAAGCAGCAAGTCTTTTATTCCGTTATCTGCAGGGTACTGTAGAATTTAATGAAGAAGTTCTTATAGATTCGACTATTATAGACCGAAAGTCAGTCATTCACCGAAACAACCTAACACAAGGGGAAGTGATATGA